The Blastomonas sp. SL216 DNA window CAGCCGCCGATCTCGGTCGAGCCGGTGCCCAGCGAGCTGGAGCTGGCCAAGCTGCTCTGGTCGACGATGACCGCGGTGCACCACGCCAATCTCTCGGGCAATTATTCGGTGCTGCGCGATATTTCCTCGCCCGGCTTTCAGGTGGTGAACAATGCCGCGCGGCTGGGCGAGATTTTCGCCAGCATCCGCGAGAGCCGGGTGGACCTGTCCAACGCGCTTCTGCTGGCCCCCACCTATACCGAACCGCCATCGGTGGTGGAGCCTGGCGTCATCCGCGTTCGCGGCTATTTCGGGCTTCGGCCCACCGCGATCTTCTTCGATTTCTTCTTTCAATGGGTGGAAGGGCGCTGGCGGCTGCACGGGGTGTCGATCAGCCCGCAGGCGATAGCGTCGGAAGAAGCACCCGAACGGGGACGCACCTCGACCCGCTGACACGGCTGCTTGACCGGGGCGCACATTCCGGCTTCCCCCGGCCCGAAACCGCGCGCATATAGCGCCCGGTTTCCTTATCGCAGATCATAGGCCAAGACGATGAAGCGCAATTCCGGACAAGACCCCGCCATCACCAGCCGCTGGCGTCCCGCCACCCGCGCGATCCGCGGTGGCACCGCGCGCAGCGAATTCGGCGAGACTTCCGAAGCGCTGTTCCTGACCTCGGGCTATGCCTATGACTGCGCCGAAGATGCCGCCGCGCGGTTCAACGGCGAACAGGCCGGCATGACCTATAGCCGGTTGCAGAATCCCACGGTCGAGATGCTGGAAAAGCGCATCTCGCTGATGGAAGGCGCAGAGGCAACGCGCTGCATGGCGAGCGGCATGGCGGCAATGACGGCGGCTTTGCTCTGCCAGCTGCAGATGGGCGATCATGTGGTCGCCAGCCGCGCGCTGTTCGGTTCGTGCCGCTGGCTGACCGACAGTTTGCTGCCCAAGTTCGGCATCGAGACCACGATCATCGATGGGCGCGAGCTCGATCAGTGGGAGGCGGCGATCCGTCCGAACACCAAGGTGTTCTTCTTCGAAACGCCCGCCAACCCGACGATGGACATCATCGACCTCAAGGCGGTGTGTGACATCGCCCGTGCGCGTGGCATTACCAGCGTGGTCGACAATGCCTTTGCCACCAATGTGCTGCAGCGGCCGATGGAATTTGGCGCGGATGTCGTCGCCTATAGCGCCACCAAGATGATGGACGGCCAGGGCCGCGTGCTGGCTGGCGCGGTTTGCGGTACCGATGATTTCATCAACAACACGCTGCTGCCGTTCACCCGCAACACCGGCCCGACGCTGAGCGCGTTCAACGCCTGGGTTGTGCTCAAGGGTCTGGAAACGCTGGACCTGCGCATCCGCCGCCAGAGCGAAAATGCGCTCAAGGTGGCAAGCTTCCTGGAAGGCCGGGTCGAGCGGGTCAACTATCCGGGCCTGCCCAGCCATCCGCAGCACAATCTCGCGATGGCGCAGATGGAAGCCGCCGGGCCGATCTTCTCGCTCTATGTCGGCGGCGGCCGAGCCCGCGCCCATGCACTGCTCAACGCGCTCGAGCTGGTCGATATCTCGAACAATATCGGCGATTCCCGCTCGCTGATGACGCATCCCAGCTCCACCACCCACCACGGCCTGGGCGAGGAAGCGCGGCTGGCCGTCGGCATCACCGAGGACATGCTGCGGCTCAATGTGGGGCTCGAGGATGTCGAGGACGTGATCGAGGATCTCGACCGGGCACTGGGCAAGGCGGGGCTCTAAGCCTTTCACTGTCCGGCAGGAGCTACCCCCAACCCCTCCCTTTCGGGGAGGGGAGCAGGTTGCGCAAATGGACAATCCTCACGCGTTCCCCTCCCTGAAAGGGAGGGGCTGGGGGTGGGTAGGCGGCTGCAACCCGACCGCCGCACGAAAACCGTTTACACGCGTAGTCGTTTCGATTACACCCGTAGTCGAACGCTATAAGGGTAAGGTGATTCGATGGCTCCCGAACGGATCAGTGATGCAGAACATGCGGTGATGGAGGTGCTGTGGCAGCGCGCTCCGTTGACCGCGACGGAGGTGGCGGACGCCCTGGCCGATGCGCGCGAATGGTCGCTGCAGACGGTCAAGACGCTGCTGTCGCGGCTCACCAACAAGGGCGCGGTGTCCTATGACCAGGACGGCCGCCGTTATCTCTACAGCCCCATATTGGAGCGCGAGGATTATGTCGGCGATGAATCGCGGCGGTTGGTCGATCGCCTGTTCGGCGGCCGGGCCGCGCCGCTTATCGCGCATCTGGCAGAACAGCAGAAATTCACGGCGGAGGACCTGGCCGAGATCGAGCGGCTGATCGGGGAGTTGAAGTCATGACCGGGGAATGGCTCTCACTGGACGGGATGTCCGATTTCGCGCACGGCGTGTCCGGGCAATGGCTGGTCGATACGCTGATCGTCACCGC harbors:
- the metZ gene encoding O-succinylhomoserine sulfhydrylase; the encoded protein is MKRNSGQDPAITSRWRPATRAIRGGTARSEFGETSEALFLTSGYAYDCAEDAAARFNGEQAGMTYSRLQNPTVEMLEKRISLMEGAEATRCMASGMAAMTAALLCQLQMGDHVVASRALFGSCRWLTDSLLPKFGIETTIIDGRELDQWEAAIRPNTKVFFFETPANPTMDIIDLKAVCDIARARGITSVVDNAFATNVLQRPMEFGADVVAYSATKMMDGQGRVLAGAVCGTDDFINNTLLPFTRNTGPTLSAFNAWVVLKGLETLDLRIRRQSENALKVASFLEGRVERVNYPGLPSHPQHNLAMAQMEAAGPIFSLYVGGGRARAHALLNALELVDISNNIGDSRSLMTHPSSTTHHGLGEEARLAVGITEDMLRLNVGLEDVEDVIEDLDRALGKAGL
- a CDS encoding BlaI/MecI/CopY family transcriptional regulator; translation: MAPERISDAEHAVMEVLWQRAPLTATEVADALADAREWSLQTVKTLLSRLTNKGAVSYDQDGRRYLYSPILEREDYVGDESRRLVDRLFGGRAAPLIAHLAEQQKFTAEDLAEIERLIGELKS